A window of the Rhizobium brockwellii genome harbors these coding sequences:
- a CDS encoding propionyl-CoA synthetase yields the protein MQNGYHQAYAAWKSDPEAFWREAAVDIDWFKPPERIFSPNEGVYGRWFSGAETNTCHNCLDRHVAAGRGGETAVIFDSAMNGEKRHFTYDEVLREVMAIAAALLERGIGKGDRVILYMPMVPQAVFSMLACARIGAVHSVVFGGFAASELAARIDDCGAKLVITASCGLEPGRIVAYKPLVDQAIEIARSKPERCLVLQRPELRADLVSGRDQDFEAAVAQHRGAEIACVSVKATDPLYILYTSGTTGQPKGVVRDNGGHMVALNWSMRNIYGLKPGEVFWTASDIGWVVGHSYIVYAPLLSGVTTLIFEGKPVGTPDAGTFWRIVSQHKVRVLFTAPTAFRAIRREDGDGELMHEYPMPDLRALFLAGERADPETLKWAERMLGIPVIDHWWQTETGWPIAANPLGLGALHVKHGSPALPMPGYDIAVLDDAGHAIEAGTLGNIVVKLPLPPGCLPTLWNADERFRSAYLDEFPGYYKTADAGYVDEDGYLFIMSRTDDIINCAGHRLSTGAMEEVCARHPDVAECAVIGVIDVLKGQAPCGFLVLKRHVSRDATAIESEVVAMIRDSIGPVAAFKTAITVNRLPKTRSGKILRGTMQKIADGIPWKMPATIDDPTILEEIAEALRGRGLGSLPM from the coding sequence ATGCAGAACGGCTATCATCAGGCCTATGCGGCCTGGAAAAGTGATCCCGAAGCCTTCTGGCGCGAAGCGGCGGTCGACATAGACTGGTTCAAGCCGCCGGAGCGGATTTTTTCGCCCAATGAGGGCGTCTACGGCCGCTGGTTCTCCGGAGCGGAAACCAATACCTGCCACAATTGCCTGGACCGGCATGTGGCTGCCGGCCGCGGCGGCGAGACAGCGGTCATCTTCGACAGCGCAATGAACGGCGAGAAGCGCCATTTCACCTATGATGAGGTGCTTCGGGAGGTGATGGCCATCGCAGCAGCGTTGTTGGAACGCGGCATCGGCAAAGGCGATCGCGTCATCCTTTATATGCCGATGGTGCCGCAGGCGGTCTTTTCCATGCTCGCCTGCGCCCGCATCGGTGCGGTTCACTCCGTCGTTTTCGGCGGGTTTGCCGCCAGCGAACTTGCGGCGCGCATCGACGATTGCGGTGCGAAGCTGGTGATCACCGCGAGCTGCGGGCTCGAACCTGGTCGCATTGTCGCCTATAAGCCCCTGGTCGACCAGGCGATCGAGATCGCGCGCTCGAAGCCGGAGCGCTGCCTGGTGCTGCAGCGGCCGGAGCTTCGGGCAGATCTCGTCAGCGGCCGCGATCAAGATTTCGAGGCGGCTGTGGCGCAGCATCGTGGCGCCGAGATCGCCTGTGTCTCCGTCAAGGCAACCGATCCGCTGTACATCCTCTATACCTCGGGCACGACGGGCCAGCCGAAGGGCGTCGTGCGCGACAATGGCGGCCATATGGTCGCGCTCAACTGGTCGATGCGGAATATCTACGGCTTGAAGCCGGGCGAAGTCTTCTGGACGGCTTCGGATATCGGCTGGGTCGTCGGACATTCCTATATCGTCTATGCCCCGTTGCTATCCGGTGTAACCACTCTGATCTTCGAGGGCAAACCGGTCGGCACTCCGGATGCCGGCACATTCTGGCGCATCGTTTCGCAGCATAAGGTACGGGTGCTGTTCACGGCGCCGACGGCATTCCGAGCCATCCGGCGGGAGGATGGTGACGGTGAATTGATGCACGAGTATCCCATGCCCGATCTACGGGCGCTGTTTCTGGCCGGCGAGAGAGCGGATCCGGAGACGCTGAAATGGGCGGAGCGTATGCTTGGCATACCCGTCATCGATCATTGGTGGCAGACGGAAACCGGCTGGCCGATCGCCGCAAATCCGCTCGGTCTCGGCGCCCTTCACGTCAAGCACGGTTCGCCGGCGCTGCCGATGCCCGGCTATGATATTGCGGTTCTTGACGATGCCGGGCATGCGATCGAGGCGGGAACGCTCGGCAATATCGTCGTCAAGCTGCCCTTGCCGCCCGGCTGCCTGCCGACCCTCTGGAACGCGGACGAACGTTTTCGATCCGCCTATCTCGATGAGTTTCCCGGTTACTATAAGACGGCCGATGCCGGCTACGTCGATGAGGATGGCTATCTCTTCATCATGTCGCGCACCGACGACATCATCAATTGCGCCGGTCATCGGCTCTCGACGGGGGCGATGGAGGAGGTTTGCGCGCGTCATCCCGATGTCGCCGAATGCGCTGTTATCGGCGTGATCGATGTGCTGAAGGGTCAGGCGCCCTGCGGTTTCCTGGTGCTGAAACGACATGTTTCCCGTGACGCAACGGCGATCGAATCAGAGGTCGTGGCGATGATTCGTGATTCGATCGGGCCTGTTGCTGCCTTCAAGACGGCCATCACTGTTAACCGGTTGCCGAAGACGCGCTCCGGCAAAATCCTGCGCGGTACGATGCAGAAGATCGCCGACGGCATACCCTGGAAAATGCCCGCAACCATTGATGATCCAACGATTTTAGAGGAAATTGCCGAGGCGCTGCGTGGGCGCGGTTTAGGCTCCTTGCCGATGTGA
- a CDS encoding ParA family protein gives MAGERHRIITIANQKGGVGKTTTAINLATALAAIGERVLIVDLDPQGNASTGLGIDRRDRKLSSYDLMVGDRGIPEVTLETAVPNLFIVPSTMDLLGIEMEISQQSDRVFKLRKALSSPEAMAFSYILLDCPPSFNLLTMNAMAAAHSVLVPLQCEFFALEGLSQLLETVSQVRRTVNPRLDIQGIVLTMFDARNNLAQQVVNDVRTHLGDKVYHTLIPRNVRVSEAPSYGKPAILYDLKCAGSQAYLQLASEVIQRERQRLAA, from the coding sequence ATGGCTGGCGAACGACATCGGATTATCACCATCGCAAATCAGAAGGGTGGCGTTGGCAAGACGACCACAGCAATTAATCTGGCAACGGCGCTTGCTGCTATCGGCGAGCGCGTCTTGATCGTCGATCTCGACCCACAGGGCAATGCCAGCACAGGCCTCGGTATCGATCGTCGTGATCGCAAGCTGTCCTCCTACGATCTGATGGTTGGTGATCGTGGGATCCCCGAAGTGACTCTCGAAACAGCAGTTCCTAATCTGTTTATTGTCCCATCAACGATGGATCTTCTTGGCATCGAGATGGAAATCTCGCAGCAGAGCGATCGGGTGTTCAAATTGCGGAAAGCGCTATCTTCGCCCGAGGCGATGGCGTTTTCTTATATTCTTCTGGATTGCCCGCCGTCGTTCAATCTGCTGACGATGAATGCCATGGCGGCAGCGCATTCGGTCCTGGTGCCGCTGCAATGTGAATTCTTTGCGCTGGAGGGATTGAGCCAGTTGCTTGAGACCGTCAGCCAGGTTCGGCGGACAGTTAACCCGCGTCTGGATATTCAAGGTATCGTCTTGACGATGTTCGATGCGCGCAACAATCTTGCCCAGCAGGTTGTTAATGACGTGCGTACTCATCTCGGGGACAAGGTTTACCACACGTTAATTCCGCGCAACGTCCGGGTTTCCGAGGCTCCGTCCTACGGTAAGCCGGCTATTCTTTATGACTTGAAGTGCGCGGGCAGTCAGGCCTATCTGCAGCTGGCCTCCGAGGTGATCCAGCGAGAACGCCAAAGACTGGCCGCGTGA
- the rsmG gene encoding 16S rRNA (guanine(527)-N(7))-methyltransferase RsmG: MELNGLRVSRETQERLQHFAALFQKWAKAINLVAPSTLDDLWHRHIADSSQVFQIHPQPASWVDLGSGGGFPGVITAIFLAEMRGGWVHLVESNHKKAAFLRTALRETSARGSVHILRIEDSYAEIGECGAISARALADLDGLIEYSAPWMLGKENCRGFFHKGRDYLREVNKARGRWEFDLLEHKSAVEQESVILEVSNLRRLV; the protein is encoded by the coding sequence ATGGAATTGAACGGTTTGCGTGTTTCACGTGAAACACAGGAACGGCTGCAGCACTTTGCAGCGTTGTTTCAGAAGTGGGCAAAAGCGATTAATCTAGTGGCGCCGTCGACGCTCGATGATCTATGGCATCGGCACATCGCCGATAGCAGCCAGGTGTTTCAAATCCATCCTCAACCAGCAAGCTGGGTTGACCTCGGCAGTGGAGGCGGTTTTCCCGGCGTTATCACGGCGATTTTTCTGGCTGAGATGAGAGGTGGATGGGTCCATCTGGTCGAAAGCAACCATAAAAAGGCGGCGTTTCTACGGACGGCGTTGCGCGAGACAAGTGCGCGCGGCAGCGTTCATATCCTTCGAATCGAAGATTCTTATGCGGAGATTGGCGAATGTGGTGCGATTTCAGCGCGCGCTCTTGCTGATCTTGACGGGCTCATCGAGTATTCAGCCCCTTGGATGCTTGGCAAGGAAAATTGTCGCGGCTTTTTTCACAAAGGCCGGGATTACTTGAGGGAAGTCAACAAAGCACGTGGTCGGTGGGAATTCGATCTGTTAGAACATAAGAGCGCCGTCGAGCAGGAATCTGTTATTTTGGAAGTATCAAATCTCCGGCGCTTGGTTTAA
- the holA gene encoding DNA polymerase III subunit delta, whose amino-acid sequence MAEIKSHEFENFLQESARNYRIFVIYGPDRGLVSERASLLAGKSGVALDDPFSLTKLDIGDLQKDPGRLVDEVQSIGLFGGEKLIWIRGAANEKYLVDSLALLAEKPLEAAYLIVEAGDLKKGSLLRKTAEAARSVMTIPSYADDSRALNALIDTELGAEKLGITPAARHALMALIGGDRIASRNEVRKLALYCRGFDTVEEHHVTEIIGDASAISVDDAVDAILGGDLNAFLHAMQKISSSKTAIFLVLQACLKQFQLLDSMRAEMDEKRLQPPQIMQTMGRHLHFRRKPIIEQALRQWTAESIARESNRLQAAILQSRRRQVLEDSVAMQTLLSTTLQSGRKSA is encoded by the coding sequence GTGGCAGAGATAAAATCCCACGAATTCGAGAATTTTCTGCAAGAATCGGCGCGGAACTATCGGATTTTCGTCATCTACGGGCCTGATCGCGGCCTTGTTTCCGAACGGGCAAGCCTGCTCGCCGGTAAGAGCGGTGTTGCTCTCGATGATCCCTTCTCGCTGACGAAACTCGATATCGGCGACCTGCAGAAAGACCCGGGTCGGTTGGTCGACGAGGTCCAATCCATCGGGCTGTTCGGCGGTGAGAAGCTGATCTGGATCCGCGGCGCCGCCAACGAGAAATACCTCGTTGATTCCCTGGCGCTGCTGGCCGAAAAACCACTCGAAGCCGCCTATCTGATCGTCGAGGCCGGCGACCTGAAGAAGGGTTCTCTGCTGCGCAAGACCGCGGAGGCCGCACGATCTGTCATGACGATCCCCTCCTACGCCGATGACAGCCGCGCCCTGAATGCCTTGATCGATACCGAGCTCGGTGCAGAGAAGCTCGGCATTACACCGGCCGCGCGCCATGCGCTGATGGCTTTGATCGGCGGCGATCGGATCGCTTCCCGCAACGAAGTGCGCAAGCTTGCTCTTTACTGCCGCGGCTTCGATACGGTCGAAGAACATCACGTTACCGAAATAATTGGTGACGCCAGCGCCATCTCGGTTGACGACGCCGTCGATGCCATCCTCGGCGGCGATCTCAACGCCTTTCTGCACGCCATGCAAAAAATCAGCAGCTCGAAAACCGCGATCTTTCTCGTTCTGCAAGCATGCCTGAAGCAATTCCAGCTTCTGGATTCGATGCGCGCCGAAATGGACGAAAAGCGGCTGCAGCCGCCTCAGATCATGCAGACCATGGGGCGGCATTTGCATTTCCGCCGCAAGCCGATTATCGAACAGGCGTTACGTCAATGGACCGCGGAAAGCATCGCCCGTGAATCCAATCGGCTGCAGGCCGCTATTCTGCAAAGCAGACGACGGCAGGTTCTGGAAGACAGCGTTGCAATGCAAACGCTTCTGTCTACCACCCTTCAATCTGGCCGGAAATCCGCCTGA
- the lptE gene encoding LPS assembly lipoprotein LptE produces MSSDIACKLARNAGIAMILASAAFLSACQVRPLYSESSGVVEKLSSVGFSEAGSRVEQQVRNRLIFLASRGAGEAVNPQYQVEIHATSAVADTLLAESSDTSKAGRVTINVSYTLRATADNHVIKAGSRQATALVDFSEQEFAKQRAIRDAENRAADQTAEFVGADIAAALSR; encoded by the coding sequence TTGTCGTCTGATATCGCTTGCAAGCTGGCCCGCAATGCCGGCATCGCCATGATCCTTGCCTCCGCGGCTTTTCTCTCCGCCTGCCAAGTCCGTCCGCTCTATTCGGAGAGTTCAGGTGTGGTTGAAAAACTTTCCTCGGTCGGCTTTTCCGAGGCAGGCAGCCGGGTCGAGCAGCAGGTTCGCAATCGCCTAATCTTCCTGGCGTCACGTGGTGCAGGCGAAGCGGTAAACCCGCAATATCAGGTCGAAATACACGCGACGTCGGCCGTTGCCGATACGCTGCTGGCCGAATCCTCCGACACGTCGAAGGCCGGCCGTGTGACCATCAACGTCAGCTACACGCTGCGTGCCACTGCCGACAATCATGTCATCAAGGCCGGCAGCCGCCAGGCCACGGCGCTGGTGGATTTCTCCGAGCAGGAATTCGCCAAGCAGCGGGCGATCCGCGATGCCGAGAACCGCGCGGCGGACCAGACGGCGGAATTCGTGGGAGCCGATATCGCCGCTGCCCTCAGCCGCTGA
- a CDS encoding YggS family pyridoxal phosphate-dependent enzyme: MELQERLNDVRSRIAAAEREAGRPAGSVQLVAVSKTFEADAIRPAIEAGQRVFGENRVQESQGKWPALKAEHPDIELHLIGPLQSNKAADAVALFDVIETVDREKIARALAEEMKRQGKTTRFYVQVNTGLEPQKAGIVPDDTPAFIALCRDELGLSIEGLMCIPPADENPGPHFALLAKLAFKCGVGKLSMGMSSDYETAIAFGATSVRVGSAIFGTR; the protein is encoded by the coding sequence ATGGAACTTCAAGAGCGCTTGAACGACGTGCGGTCGCGGATCGCCGCTGCGGAACGCGAAGCAGGTCGTCCGGCCGGTTCCGTTCAGCTCGTCGCGGTGTCGAAGACCTTCGAGGCGGACGCGATCCGCCCGGCCATCGAAGCCGGGCAGCGTGTCTTCGGCGAGAACCGGGTGCAGGAAAGCCAGGGCAAGTGGCCGGCGCTGAAGGCCGAGCATCCGGATATCGAACTGCATCTGATCGGACCGCTGCAATCGAATAAGGCGGCGGATGCGGTAGCGCTTTTCGACGTCATCGAGACGGTGGACCGGGAAAAGATCGCCCGCGCGCTTGCCGAAGAGATGAAGCGGCAGGGCAAGACGACGCGGTTCTACGTTCAGGTCAATACCGGGCTCGAACCGCAGAAGGCCGGTATCGTTCCTGACGACACGCCGGCCTTCATTGCCCTTTGCCGCGATGAGCTCGGCCTTTCCATCGAAGGTTTGATGTGCATTCCGCCGGCCGATGAAAATCCCGGGCCGCATTTTGCCCTGCTGGCAAAGCTTGCATTCAAATGCGGCGTCGGAAAACTTTCCATGGGCATGTCGAGCGACTACGAGACGGCAATCGCCTTCGGCGCCACCAGCGTGCGTGTGGGATCAGCGATATTCGGCACGCGCTGA
- the leuS gene encoding leucine--tRNA ligase, with amino-acid sequence MATERYNPRDAEPRWQQKWNEDKVFETDNADPREKYYVLEMFPYPSGRIHMGHVRNYAMGDVVARYKRARGYNVLHPMGWDAFGMPAENAAMERGVHPASWTYQNIGSMKAQLKAMGLSLDWSREFATCDVEYYQHQQHLFLDFLEKGLVYRKQSKVNWDPVDNTVLANEQVIDGRGWRSGALVEQRELTQWFFKITDFSQDLLDALDTLDQWPEKVRLMQKNWIGRSEGLTIRWEIVPETAPAGESEVTVYTTRPDTLFGASFLAIAADHPLAKDAAAKNADIEAFCEECRRAGTSLAALETAEKKGMDTGIRVRHPLDPSWELPVYIANFVLMDYGTGAIFGCPSGDQRDLDFARKYGLPVVAVVMPKDGDAASFAVGDTAYDGDGVMINSRFLDGKTTEEAFNIVADRLSAASLGNAPQGERKVNFRLRDWGISRQRYWGCPIPVIHCDDCGVVPVPKKDLPVKLPDDVTFDQPGNPLDRHPTWRHVSCPNCGKDARRETDTMDTFVDSSWYFTRFTAPWEEKPTDSEAANRWLPVDQYIGGIEHAILHLLYSRFFTRAMRETGHVAATEPFKGLFTQGMVVHETYSRSAGASREWVAPADIRIDELDGKRRAFLLTSGEEVAIGSIEKMSKSKKNVVDPDDIIASYGADTARFFVLSDSPPERDVIWSEAGVEGAHRFTQRLWRLISEAADALSAVAPVPATDGEALPISQAAHKTLKAVENDYDKLWFNKAVARIYELVNALAAPMTRVAAGEGDATYRAAVRDAAEILIQLVSPMTPHLAEECWAALGNEGLLARANWPRYDETLVIENDVVLPVQINGKKRAELTISRDADQNAVTDAVLDLDAVKNALNGQAPKKIIVVPQRIVNIVV; translated from the coding sequence ATGGCCACCGAACGTTATAATCCGCGCGATGCCGAGCCCCGCTGGCAGCAGAAATGGAATGAAGACAAGGTCTTTGAGACCGACAATGCCGATCCGCGCGAAAAATATTACGTCCTCGAAATGTTCCCCTACCCCTCGGGGCGCATCCACATGGGTCATGTCCGCAATTACGCCATGGGCGATGTCGTCGCCCGGTACAAACGCGCCCGCGGCTACAACGTGCTGCATCCGATGGGCTGGGATGCTTTCGGCATGCCGGCGGAGAATGCCGCGATGGAGCGCGGCGTGCATCCGGCCTCCTGGACCTACCAGAATATCGGCTCGATGAAGGCGCAGCTGAAGGCTATGGGGCTTTCGCTGGACTGGAGCCGCGAATTCGCCACCTGCGACGTCGAATACTACCAGCACCAGCAGCATCTCTTCTTGGATTTCCTGGAGAAGGGCCTGGTCTATCGCAAGCAGTCGAAGGTCAACTGGGATCCTGTCGATAACACCGTACTCGCCAACGAACAGGTGATCGATGGCCGCGGCTGGCGTTCCGGTGCGCTGGTCGAGCAGCGCGAACTGACGCAATGGTTCTTCAAGATCACCGACTTCAGCCAGGATCTGCTGGACGCGCTGGATACGCTCGACCAGTGGCCGGAAAAAGTGCGGCTGATGCAGAAGAACTGGATCGGCCGTTCGGAAGGCCTGACGATCCGCTGGGAGATCGTGCCGGAAACGGCGCCTGCCGGCGAGAGCGAAGTCACGGTCTATACCACCCGGCCGGACACGCTGTTCGGCGCCTCCTTCCTGGCGATCGCCGCCGATCATCCGCTGGCGAAGGATGCTGCCGCGAAGAACGCCGATATCGAAGCCTTCTGCGAGGAGTGCCGCCGTGCCGGCACGTCGCTCGCAGCACTCGAGACCGCCGAAAAGAAGGGCATGGATACCGGTATCCGCGTCAGGCATCCGCTTGATCCCTCCTGGGAGCTGCCTGTCTATATCGCCAATTTCGTCCTGATGGATTACGGCACGGGCGCGATCTTCGGCTGCCCATCAGGCGATCAGCGCGACCTCGATTTTGCCCGCAAATATGGCCTTCCGGTCGTGGCCGTCGTCATGCCGAAAGATGGCGATGCTGCAAGCTTTGCCGTCGGCGACACCGCCTATGACGGCGATGGCGTGATGATCAACTCCCGCTTCCTCGACGGCAAGACCACCGAGGAAGCCTTCAACATCGTCGCCGACCGGCTGTCGGCTGCTTCGCTCGGCAATGCGCCGCAAGGCGAACGCAAGGTCAATTTCCGTCTGCGCGATTGGGGCATTTCCCGTCAGCGTTATTGGGGCTGCCCGATCCCGGTCATCCATTGCGATGATTGTGGTGTCGTGCCGGTGCCGAAGAAGGACCTGCCGGTCAAGCTGCCCGACGACGTCACCTTCGACCAGCCGGGCAATCCGCTCGACCGTCATCCGACATGGCGTCACGTCTCCTGCCCGAACTGCGGCAAGGATGCCCGCCGCGAGACGGATACGATGGACACCTTCGTCGATTCGAGCTGGTATTTCACCCGCTTTACCGCGCCCTGGGAAGAAAAGCCGACCGATTCGGAGGCGGCGAACCGCTGGCTGCCGGTCGACCAGTATATCGGCGGCATCGAGCACGCGATCCTGCACCTGCTCTATTCCCGCTTCTTTACCCGCGCCATGCGCGAGACCGGTCACGTCGCGGCCACCGAACCTTTCAAGGGTCTCTTCACCCAGGGCATGGTGGTCCACGAAACCTATAGCCGTAGTGCCGGCGCCAGCCGCGAATGGGTGGCACCCGCCGATATCCGCATCGACGAACTCGACGGCAAACGCCGGGCTTTCCTGCTGACGTCGGGCGAAGAAGTCGCGATCGGCTCGATCGAGAAAATGTCGAAATCGAAGAAGAATGTCGTCGATCCCGACGATATCATCGCCTCCTACGGCGCCGATACCGCCCGTTTCTTCGTTCTCTCCGACTCCCCGCCCGAGCGTGACGTCATCTGGTCCGAAGCAGGCGTCGAGGGCGCCCATCGCTTTACCCAGCGCCTGTGGCGCCTGATTTCCGAAGCCGCGGACGCGCTCTCGGCCGTGGCACCGGTGCCGGCGACCGATGGGGAAGCGTTGCCAATCTCGCAGGCCGCCCACAAGACGCTGAAGGCTGTCGAGAACGACTACGACAAGCTCTGGTTCAACAAGGCCGTTGCCCGAATTTATGAACTCGTGAACGCGCTGGCCGCACCAATGACGAGGGTTGCGGCAGGCGAAGGTGATGCCACCTATCGCGCGGCGGTGCGCGATGCCGCCGAGATCCTGATTCAGCTCGTCTCTCCGATGACGCCGCATCTGGCTGAGGAATGCTGGGCCGCGCTCGGCAATGAAGGCCTGCTCGCCCGGGCAAACTGGCCACGCTACGACGAAACACTCGTCATCGAAAACGATGTCGTCCTGCCGGTACAGATCAACGGCAAGAAGCGCGCTGAATTGACAATTTCTCGCGATGCAGATCAGAATGCCGTCACCGACGCCGTGCTGGATCTGGATGCGGTGAAGAACGCGTTGAACGGACAGGCACCGAAGAAGATCATCGTGGTTCCCCAAAGGATTGTAAACATTGTCGTCTGA
- a CDS encoding flagellin N-terminal helical domain-containing protein, which translates to MTSILTNNAAMAALQTLRGVNDSLKDTQGRVSSGYRVEKAADNAAYWSIATTMRSDNQALSAVSDALGLGAAKVDTAYSAMDSALDVVSDIKAKIVAATEKGVDKTKIQQELDQLQEQLLSIAQSASFSGENWVAGASGTKSVVSSFVRDGSNAVSVKMTDYVLDSGSLGNVLFGMTSTGAIETSSGIIGTAFNGTYGGTVIVMASIYDLDITGFTQGQLDAALTGVELVLGAMTAAGSALGSISTRIQLQETFVSGLHDSIDSGVGRLVDADMEEESSKLSALQTQQQLAVQSLSIANSSAQNILTLFRS; encoded by the coding sequence ATGACAAGCATCCTTACCAACAACGCTGCTATGGCAGCGCTGCAGACTTTGCGCGGCGTAAACGATAGCCTCAAGGACACCCAGGGTCGCGTTTCATCGGGTTATCGTGTCGAAAAGGCAGCTGACAATGCCGCTTACTGGTCGATTGCTACGACCATGCGTTCTGACAACCAGGCGCTTTCGGCCGTCTCCGACGCGCTCGGTCTCGGCGCGGCCAAGGTCGACACGGCCTATTCGGCTATGGACAGCGCGCTCGATGTCGTCAGCGACATCAAGGCCAAGATCGTCGCCGCCACCGAAAAGGGCGTCGACAAGACGAAGATCCAGCAAGAACTCGACCAGTTGCAGGAGCAACTGCTGAGCATTGCTCAATCGGCGTCCTTCTCCGGCGAAAACTGGGTTGCCGGCGCTTCCGGCACGAAGAGCGTCGTTTCGTCCTTCGTCCGCGACGGCAGCAATGCCGTCTCCGTCAAGATGACGGACTATGTGCTCGATTCGGGCTCGCTTGGAAACGTGCTTTTCGGCATGACGAGCACCGGTGCGATCGAGACATCAAGCGGTATCATCGGCACGGCCTTCAACGGAACCTACGGCGGCACCGTGATCGTCATGGCGTCAATATATGATCTCGACATCACCGGTTTCACCCAGGGCCAGCTTGACGCAGCCCTGACCGGTGTCGAACTGGTTCTCGGCGCCATGACCGCCGCCGGCTCGGCATTGGGCTCGATCTCGACCCGTATTCAGCTGCAGGAAACATTCGTCAGCGGTCTGCACGATTCGATCGACTCCGGCGTCGGGCGCCTGGTCGATGCCGATATGGAAGAGGAATCAAGCAAGCTCTCGGCGTTGCAAACGCAGCAGCAGCTCGCCGTCCAGTCGCTCTCGATCGCCAATAGTTCGGCGCAGAACATTCTTACCCTATTCCGTAGCTAA
- a CDS encoding ParB/RepB/Spo0J family partition protein — protein sequence MNDDVSKRRLGRGLAALIGEMDQPVPVEAERTISADRMIPIEFVSRNPRNPRRFFDDSELHDLASSIRQHGIVQPIVVRTMSRDRYEIIAGERRWRAAQLAGLIEIAVIIRDVDDKTALEIAIVENVQRADLNALEEALGYEQLIAEYGYTQNDLGEIIGKSRSHVANSLRLLKLPDPVRDLLAAGSLSAGHARALVSTSDPASLARTIVAKGMSVRDAEKLAQNNIKAQSEPPQTTLRRDQKDSDTLALERTLSDALGLDVAINHKASGGQIKISYKSLEQLEEICRLLERR from the coding sequence ATGAATGACGATGTATCAAAGAGGCGATTGGGTCGTGGTCTCGCGGCGCTGATTGGTGAAATGGATCAGCCTGTCCCGGTGGAAGCTGAGCGGACTATCAGCGCCGACAGAATGATCCCGATAGAGTTCGTCAGCCGCAATCCTCGCAATCCTCGTCGGTTCTTCGATGACTCGGAGCTGCACGATCTCGCAAGCTCCATTCGTCAACATGGTATCGTTCAGCCGATTGTTGTGCGGACGATGTCGCGGGATCGATATGAGATCATCGCCGGCGAACGACGTTGGCGCGCAGCTCAGCTTGCCGGGCTGATCGAGATTGCCGTCATTATCCGTGATGTGGATGATAAGACGGCGCTGGAAATCGCTATTGTCGAAAACGTGCAGCGCGCGGATCTCAATGCCCTCGAAGAGGCCTTGGGGTACGAGCAGCTTATCGCGGAATACGGCTACACCCAGAACGACCTCGGCGAAATCATCGGCAAAAGCCGCAGCCATGTTGCCAATTCGTTGCGTCTGTTGAAATTGCCTGATCCGGTTCGCGATCTGCTTGCCGCCGGCAGCCTATCAGCTGGGCACGCACGCGCACTGGTTTCGACATCTGATCCGGCAAGTCTTGCCCGCACGATCGTTGCCAAGGGCATGTCGGTGCGTGATGCGGAAAAGCTGGCGCAAAACAATATCAAGGCCCAATCGGAGCCGCCGCAAACGACGTTGCGGCGAGATCAGAAAGATTCTGACACGCTGGCGCTGGAACGGACACTTTCCGATGCACTCGGCCTTGATGTTGCGATCAATCACAAGGCAAGCGGCGGCCAGATCAAAATTTCCTATAAGTCATTAGAGCAGCTCGAGGAAATCTGCCGTTTGCTTGAGAGGCGCTAG